The following proteins come from a genomic window of Nicotiana tomentosiformis chromosome 12, ASM39032v3, whole genome shotgun sequence:
- the LOC138902578 gene encoding uncharacterized protein gives MPLTTILEIDIFNVWGIYFMGPFVSSCRNTYILVALDYVSKWIEIIALSNNEARSVVAFLKKNIFTRFGTPRAIISDGGSHFCNKDFDTLLSKYSVTDKVTTPYHPQANGQVEVSNREIKSILAKTMNENQTDWSKKLDDAL, from the coding sequence ATGCCTCTTACAACCATCTTGGAGATAGATATTTTTAATGTTTGGGGCATTTACTTTATgggaccttttgtgagttcttgtagaaacacctacattttggtcgcgctggattatgtgtctaaatggatTGAGATCATTGCCTTATCCAACAATGAGGCTAGAAGtgtagtggctttcttgaagaagaatatttttacaagatttggtactccacgtgcaatcataagtgatggggggtcacatttttgcaacaaggatttcgacactttacttagcaagtatagTGTTACTGACaaggtcacgactccctatcacccacaagctaatggtcaagtggaagtctccaaccgggagataaagagtatcttagCTAAAACGATGAATGAAAAtcagacggattggtccaagaagcttgatgatgcactatga
- the LOC138902577 gene encoding uncharacterized protein has protein sequence MKGLSIDVPLVETLETMPGYAKFMKDLVTKKRSVNFETIKVTHQVSAIVHSMTPNLEDPGAFTIPFTIGSADFAKALCDLGVNINLVPYLVFKTLGIGNPIPTSMRLQMADHTMKRPLGVIEDVLVRVDKFILPANFVILDCEVDYEVRIILGRPFLATGKAFCDVKAGELTFRVGDEQVIFHMCKSMRQQNNEMCSLLDLVVDVIIDDTSDTINVGDMLEVILFNLDDDEMDCFMVLQKRKKAIGWTLADIQGLSPPFCMHKIKLEDCVKPSIEHQIRLNKAMQEMVKNEIIKWLDIRVVYLISIVHGPLRFNV, from the exons atgaaaggTCTCTCTATTGATGTGCCATTGGTAGAAACTTTGGAAACAATGCCCGgttatgccaagtttatgaaagatcttgtgaccAAGAAGAGGTCagtgaattttgaaactatcaaagtcactcatcaagtgagtgcaattgttcaCTCCATGACTCCTAATTtagaggatcccggtgcttttacGATTCCTTTTACGATTGGGAGTGCCgattttgctaaagctctttgtgatcttggagTGAATATCAACTTGGTTCCCTACTTGGTGTTTAAAACTTTGGGGATTGGGAACCCAatacccacatctatgagattacaaatggccgatcatACCATGAAGCGGCCATTGGGAGTAATTGAGGATGTTTTGGtccgtgttgataaattcattcttccggcgaactttgttattctagattgtgaggttgattatgaagtgcgTATTATTCTTGGGaggcctttccttgctacgggtaaggcCTTTTGTGATGtgaaagccggagaactcactttccgggttggtgatgaacaAGTGATATTCCATATGTGCAAGTCTATGCGGCAGCAAAATAATGAGATGTGTTCTCTTTTGGACTTGGTGGTGGACGTTATTATTGATGACACAAGTgatacaatcaatgttggtgatatgttggaagtCATTTTGTTCAACTTggatgatgatgagatggattGTTTCATG GTGttgcaaaagaggaagaaagctattggttGGACTTTGGCGGACATTCAGGGTTTAAGCCCcccattttgcatgcataagatcaagttggaggattgTGTTAAAccgtccattgaacatcaaataaGACTCAATAAAGCTATGCAAGAAATGGTCAAAAatgagattatcaagtggttggatatcAGGGTTGTCTACCTCATTTCCATAGTTCATGGacctctccggttcaatgtgtga